ATCAGCGCTGTGATGTCTAAAGGTAGTTCAGTGTTGTGCATCGTATTTTTTATATGACTTTCGAAATCCTGATATCTCATTATGTTTCTTTTAAATTCTGTTTATGTTTTAAAATATTGCTGCTTTTGGATAAAATGATTTTACAACTTCATCTTCTTTTTTGATCATTTCTATCAGTTTAGCTCTGGCTTTAGTAAGATTTGCCCTTGATGTACTGTCTGTTATTTCAAGCATTTCACCTATCTCCTTATGACTGTATCCTTCAATTACGTACAGATTAAATACAATATTAAGGCTTTTCGGTAATTTGTCCAACAATTTCATTATCTCTTCTACTCCCATATCACTGTAAGCATCCGGAATATTGGACTCTTGACTTATGTCTTCTGTTTCATAATTACTGAAAAAAATAGGTCCTGATTTTTTTTGAACTGCAATACTGCAAGTCACCGCTATTCTCCTGATCCATCCGTCAAATGACCCGCTGCCGGTGTAAGTATTCAGATATCTGAAAATATTTATAAATGTTTCCTGCAATGCATCCTGTGCTTTGTCATTATCAGAACAATACCTTCTGCAAACAGCCAAAAGCCTAGGCGCAACTTCATGCACCAGGCTATTTTGGCATTTTCGATCTCCCA
The genomic region above belongs to Saprospiraceae bacterium and contains:
- a CDS encoding sigma-70 family RNA polymerase sigma factor yields the protein MISNQIIEGCKLGDRKCQNSLVHEVAPRLLAVCRRYCSDNDKAQDALQETFINIFRYLNTYTGSGSFDGWIRRIAVTCSIAVQKKSGPIFFSNYETEDISQESNIPDAYSDMGVEEIMKLLDKLPKSLNIVFNLYVIEGYSHKEIGEMLEITDSTSRANLTKARAKLIEMIKKEDEVVKSFYPKAAIF